In a genomic window of Magnolia sinica isolate HGM2019 chromosome 16, MsV1, whole genome shotgun sequence:
- the LOC131229421 gene encoding uncharacterized protein LOC131229421 isoform X1, which yields MLEAVESSVNGGFSQLQSCGESSEEELSVLPRHTKVVVTGNNRTKSVLVGLQGVVKKAVGLGGWHWLVLKNGIEVKLQRNALSVIEAPTGNEEDDDLECENMQWNGSDMASDDVQKHYRPRHRPHKTIGSAHKAPSRSHSFDSQSKGSISPARVVTKVDLSKLEPTALWRYWRYFNLVDAIPNPSKEQLIDVVQRHFMSQQLDELQVIVGFVQAAKRLKTVCN from the exons ATGCTCGAGGCCGTGGAAAGTTCCGTCAATGGCGGATTCTCTCAGCTTCAGAGCTGCGGGGAGAGCAGCGAGGAGGAGCTTTCGGTGCTCCCGCGGCACACCAAAGTGGTAGTCACGGGGAACAACCGGACGAAATCAGTGCTGGTTGGGCTGCAAGGGGTAGTGAAGAAGGCTGTCGGTCTTGGCGGGTGGCATTGGCTG GTTCTAAAAAATGGCATCGAAGTTAAACTACAAAGAAATGCCCTTAGTGTGATTGAGGCTCCGACTGGTAACGAGGAGGACGACGATCTCGAGTGTGAAAATATGCAGTGGAATGGTTCAGATATGG CATCTGATGACGTCCAAAAGCACTACAGGCCAAGACATCGGCCACATAAAACAATTGGATCAGCTCACAAAGCCCCGAGCCGGTCTCATTCATTTGATTCGCAGTCTAAGGGGTCCATTTCTCCTGCTCGGGTTGTAACA AAGGTTGACTTGAGCAAACTAGAACCAACAGCTCTATGGAGATATTGGCGATACTTCAACCTT GTGGATGCCATTCCTAACCCATCTAAAGAGCAGCTAATCGATGTTGTTCAGAGGCATTTCATGTCTCAG CAATTGGATGAGTTGCAGGTCATTGTAGGATTTGTGCAGGCTGCAAAGAGACTGAAAACTGTCTGCAATTGA
- the LOC131229421 gene encoding uncharacterized protein LOC131229421 isoform X2 — MLEAVESSVNGGFSQLQSCGESSEEELSVLPRHTKVVVTGNNRTKSVLVGLQGVVKKAVGLGGWHWLVLKNGIEVKLQRNALSVIEAPTGNEEDDDLECENMQWNGSDMASDDVQKHYRPRHRPHKTIGSAHKAPSRSHSFDSQSKGSISPARVVTVDLSKLEPTALWRYWRYFNLVDAIPNPSKEQLIDVVQRHFMSQQLDELQVIVGFVQAAKRLKTVCN, encoded by the exons ATGCTCGAGGCCGTGGAAAGTTCCGTCAATGGCGGATTCTCTCAGCTTCAGAGCTGCGGGGAGAGCAGCGAGGAGGAGCTTTCGGTGCTCCCGCGGCACACCAAAGTGGTAGTCACGGGGAACAACCGGACGAAATCAGTGCTGGTTGGGCTGCAAGGGGTAGTGAAGAAGGCTGTCGGTCTTGGCGGGTGGCATTGGCTG GTTCTAAAAAATGGCATCGAAGTTAAACTACAAAGAAATGCCCTTAGTGTGATTGAGGCTCCGACTGGTAACGAGGAGGACGACGATCTCGAGTGTGAAAATATGCAGTGGAATGGTTCAGATATGG CATCTGATGACGTCCAAAAGCACTACAGGCCAAGACATCGGCCACATAAAACAATTGGATCAGCTCACAAAGCCCCGAGCCGGTCTCATTCATTTGATTCGCAGTCTAAGGGGTCCATTTCTCCTGCTCGGGTTGTAACA GTTGACTTGAGCAAACTAGAACCAACAGCTCTATGGAGATATTGGCGATACTTCAACCTT GTGGATGCCATTCCTAACCCATCTAAAGAGCAGCTAATCGATGTTGTTCAGAGGCATTTCATGTCTCAG CAATTGGATGAGTTGCAGGTCATTGTAGGATTTGTGCAGGCTGCAAAGAGACTGAAAACTGTCTGCAATTGA